A section of the Centroberyx gerrardi isolate f3 chromosome 8, fCenGer3.hap1.cur.20231027, whole genome shotgun sequence genome encodes:
- the aplnra gene encoding apelin receptor A yields the protein MEATTVEYGDNYEYYDDNETACDFSEWEPSYSLIPVLYMLIFILGLSGNGVVIFTVWRSKSKRRAADVYIGNLAFADLTFVVTLPLWAVYTALGYHWPFGVALCKISSYVVLVNMYASVFCLTCLSFDRYLAIVHSLSSSRLRSRGTMLASLGAIWLLSGLLAVPTLLFRTTVNDLNSNRTTCAMDFSLVTMNQRHEFLWIAGLSLSSSALGFLLPFLAMTIFYCFIGCTVTRHFNNLRKEDQKKKRLLKIITTLVVVFAICWTPFHVLKSMDALSYLNLAPSSCGFLRFLLLAHPYATCLAYVNSCLNPFLYAFFDLRFRSQCLCLLNLKKAMHGQMSSMSSTLSAQTQKSEVQSLATKV from the coding sequence ATGGAGGCCACCACTGTGGAATATGGAGATAACTATGAATATTATGATGACAATGAGACTGCCTGTGACTTCTCAGAGTGGGAGCCTTCCTACTCCCTCATCCCTGTGCTGTACATGCTCATCTTCATCCTGGGTCTGTCAGGTAACGGGGTCGTCATCTTCACCGTCTGGAGGTCCAAATCCAAGCGTCGGGCGGCAGATGTCTACATTGGTAACCTGGCCTTCGCTGACCTCACCTTTGTAGTGACCCTACCTCTCTGGGCCGTGTACACAGCGCTGGGCTACCACTGGCCCTTTGGTGTGGCTCTGTGCAAGATCAGCAGCTATGTTGTGCTGGTCAACATGTACGCCAGCGTTTTCTGCCTCACCTGCCTGAGCTTTGACCGCTACCTAGCTATCGTGCACTCTCTGTCCAGCAGCAGGCTGCGCTCGCGGGGCACTATGCTGGCCTCCCTGGGTGCCATCTGGCTCCTGTCCGGCCTGCTGGCGGTGCCCACGCTGCTGTTCCGCACCACCGTGAACGACCTCAACAGCAACCGCACCACGTGCGCCATGGACTTCAGCCTGGTGACGATGAACCAGAGGCACGAGTTTCTGTGGATCGCCGGGCTCAGCCTGTCCTCCTCTGCCCTGGGCTTCCTGCTGCCCTTCCTGGCCATGACCATCTTCTACTGCTTCATCGGCTGCACCGTCACACGCCACTTCAACAACCTGCGCAAGGAggaccagaagaagaagaggctgCTGAAGATCATCACCACACTGGTGGTGGTGTTTGCCATCTGCTGGACGCCCTTCCACGTGCTGAAGAGCATGGACGCCCTCTCCTACCTGAACCTGGCTCCCAGCTCCTGCGGGTTCCTGCGCTTCCTCCTGCTGGCTCACCCCTACGCCACCTGCCTGGCCTACGTCAACAGCTGCCTCAACCCGTTCTTGTATGCCTTCTTCGACCTGCGCTTTCGTTCCCAGTGTCTGTGCCTGCTCAACCTGAAGAAGGCCATGCATGGCCAGATGAGCTCCATGTCGTCCACACTCAGCGCCCAGACTCAGAAGTCAGAGGTTCAGTCTCTGGCCACCAAGgtgtag